In the Lepidochelys kempii isolate rLepKem1 chromosome 3, rLepKem1.hap2, whole genome shotgun sequence genome, one interval contains:
- the LOC140909459 gene encoding uncharacterized protein, translating into MSPSSGRGRGAEGSPRIAPPPDTAPSCRPPPQYYVLASPGCFPIHRLAKPRFCGPGVSSSPRVPTSPPHPPSGVGNNGGHTEARGLQRVPETEDGHGAGEVGGMQEAPPPPVCAKRLACVSSKAPSYPGRSRADFPASEMVLTRFAGLGDPYVHTRCCAGMTCCCDTHVYLCARPVSLRCMTPRLPLTKLSLQGKPWLQRTDYHTMRCNALPAKFLYYDGSIKVQKEPVKNTFTADFTKHKEGTNVRFLKIATALDPGFKNLKCLPKSERDKVWSMLSEVLKEQHSDAETTDPETPKKKINLLLVGSDSDNENEHPLVRTALDCY; encoded by the exons ATGTCACCCTCCTCgggtagggggcggggggcagaggggagccccCGCATCGCCCCTCCCCCAGACACCGCTCCCTcgtgccgcccccccccccaatactaCGTTCTAGCCTCCCCCGGCTGCTTCCCTATCCACCGCCTTGCCAAGCCCCGCTTCTGCGGGCCCGGCGTGTCCTCCTCGCCGCGTGTCCCCAcgtcgcccccccaccccccatctgggGTGGGAAATAATGGGGGTCATACAGAGGCGCGGGGGCTGCAGAGAGTCCCTGAAACAGAGGATggccatggggcaggggaggttggagGGATGcaagaagccccccccccccccgtgtgtgcGAAACGCTTGGCCTGCGTCAGCAGCAAAGCACCCTCCTATCCTGGCCGGTCACGGGCTGATTTCCCAGCCTCTGAAATGGTGCTAACACGCTTTGCGGGGCTGGGGGATCCATATGTGCACACACGATGCTGTGCAGGCATGACGTGTTGCTGTGATACTCATGTATATCTGTGTGCACGGCCGGTTAGCTTGAGGTGTATGACACCAAGGTTGCCTCTAACCAAACTCTCcctgcagggaaagccctggctCCAG AGAACTGATTATCATACGATGAGGTGTAATGCCCTACCTGCAAAGTTCCTATACTATGATGGATCCATCAAAGTTCAGAAGGAGCCAGTCAAG aatactttcactgcagatttcacaaaacacaaagaaggtaccaatgtgagatttctaaagatagctacagcactcgacccagggtttaagaatctgaagtgccttccaaaatctgagagggacaaggtgtggagcatgctttcagaagtcttaaaagagcaacactccgatgcagaaactacagatcctgaaacaccaaaaaagaaaatcaaccttctgctggtgggatctgactcagataatgaaaatgaacatccgctggtccgcactgctttggattgttattga